A region of Rhizorhabdus wittichii RW1 DNA encodes the following proteins:
- a CDS encoding SmpA/OmlA domain protein (PFAM: SmpA/OmlA domain protein), translated as MPRTLLRSAAIAGTIAILGLTAGCARIRDHKGYVVDSTLINTVSPGVDNRESVEKTLGRPSFAGQFDKERTWYYVARDTRQVGYRTPKAVSQTVLAVHFDDKGNVASVERTGLEKVTQVSLYGDKTPTLGSKRGFFRELFGNIGRVGSVGQSGGTADNPN; from the coding sequence ATGCCCCGGACCCTGCTGCGATCGGCGGCCATCGCCGGAACGATCGCGATTCTGGGCCTGACGGCCGGCTGCGCGCGCATTCGCGACCATAAGGGCTATGTCGTCGACTCGACCCTGATCAACACCGTCTCCCCCGGCGTCGACAACCGCGAATCGGTCGAGAAGACGCTCGGCCGGCCGAGCTTCGCGGGCCAGTTCGACAAGGAGCGGACCTGGTACTACGTCGCCCGCGACACCCGCCAGGTCGGCTATCGCACCCCCAAGGCGGTGTCGCAGACCGTCCTGGCCGTCCATTTCGACGACAAGGGCAACGTCGCCTCGGTCGAGCGCACCGGCCTGGAGAAGGTCACCCAGGTCTCGCTCTATGGCGACAAGACCCCGACCCTCGGCAGCAAGCGCGGCTTCTTCCGCGAGCTGTTCGGCAATATCGGCCGGGTCGGCTCGGTCGGCCAGTCGGGCGGTACGGCGGATAACCCCAACTGA
- a CDS encoding Na+/H+ antiporter NhaA (PFAM: Na+/H+ antiporter NhaA), translating into MRMLFRSFLATEAAGGIILIAAAAAAMLVANSPLAPTYFELLHARLGPLSLLHWINDALMALFFLLVGLEIKREFLRGHLARWSDRILPCIAAAAGMAAPALLYLAFAGGTEGLVRGWAIPTATDIAFAIGVLALLGSRAPASLKLFLTTIAIVDDMGAVAIIALAYTAAISGPALLAAIVILAAMAGLGRIGVRRLWPYLLLAAALWLAVLLSGVHATIAGVLAALAIPLGDEDDSPLERLEHGLHPWVAFAIVPLFGFANAGVSFAEIGAEQLLAPLPLGIAAGLFLGKQAGIFGSVRLAVALGLAQRPAGASWTQLYGVALLCGIGFTMSLFIGGLAFSDPLLIDEVKIGVLGGSILSAIAGYALLRWTGKVT; encoded by the coding sequence ATGCGCATGTTGTTCCGCAGCTTCCTGGCGACCGAGGCCGCCGGGGGAATCATCCTGATCGCCGCCGCCGCTGCCGCGATGCTCGTCGCCAACAGCCCGCTGGCGCCAACCTATTTCGAGCTTCTCCACGCCAGGCTCGGCCCGCTCAGCCTGCTCCACTGGATCAACGACGCGCTGATGGCGCTGTTCTTCCTGCTCGTCGGGCTGGAGATAAAGCGCGAATTCCTGCGCGGCCATCTCGCCCGCTGGTCGGATCGCATCCTGCCCTGCATCGCGGCGGCGGCGGGGATGGCGGCGCCGGCCCTGCTCTACCTCGCCTTCGCGGGCGGGACCGAAGGCCTCGTCCGTGGCTGGGCGATCCCGACCGCGACCGACATCGCCTTCGCGATCGGCGTGCTCGCGCTGCTCGGCTCGCGCGCGCCCGCGTCGCTCAAGCTGTTCCTGACCACGATCGCGATCGTCGACGACATGGGCGCGGTGGCGATCATCGCGCTCGCCTATACCGCCGCGATCAGCGGCCCGGCGCTGCTGGCGGCGATCGTCATCCTGGCCGCGATGGCCGGGCTCGGCCGAATCGGCGTCCGGAGGCTGTGGCCCTATCTGCTGCTCGCGGCGGCGCTGTGGCTCGCGGTGCTGCTGTCGGGCGTCCATGCGACGATCGCGGGGGTGCTCGCGGCGCTCGCGATCCCGCTGGGCGACGAGGATGATTCGCCGCTCGAGCGGCTGGAGCACGGCCTCCATCCCTGGGTCGCCTTCGCGATCGTGCCGTTGTTCGGCTTCGCCAATGCCGGCGTATCCTTCGCGGAGATCGGCGCCGAGCAGCTCCTCGCTCCCTTGCCGCTCGGCATCGCGGCGGGCCTGTTCCTCGGCAAGCAGGCGGGCATCTTCGGCAGCGTCCGCCTCGCCGTCGCGCTCGGCCTCGCGCAGCGGCCGGCCGGGGCGAGCTGGACCCAGCTCTACGGCGTCGCGCTGCTCTGCGGGATCGGCTTCACGATGAGTCTGTTCATCGGCGGCCTCGCCTTCAGCGACCCGCTGCTGATCGACGAGGTCAAGATCGGCGTGCTCGGCGGATCGATCCTGTCGGCGATCGCCGGCTATGCGTTGCTGCGGTGGACGGGGAAGGTCACCTAA
- a CDS encoding MATE efflux family protein (TIGRFAM: MATE efflux family protein~PFAM: multi antimicrobial extrusion protein MatE): MDHNMNPGAPWRTEARALLSLAMPLVIGNLGWSAIAATDLVLLGRLGPDAVAAGSLALNLYQAFLVFGIGLTTAASPLIASERGRRLHSVRDIRRTVRQTIWAAAILCLPAWALLWNAEPILILIGQDPELSAQAATLIHALQWGLLPYFVFLVLRNYVSALEKPIWGVIVTLATVPFNALAGWVLIFGHFGFPAMGLHGAGIASLLTSIFMGVGMALVVTMHRRFRRYHLFGRFWVADWSRLRTVWRIGLPIAFTVGFEVTVFNAAVFLMGLIGRAELAAHAVAIQIAALCFMVPMGIGQAATVRVGYAHGRRDRAAIGRAGWLALGLGTAFAVGTATLLITIPRTLIGGFIDLDVPANAPVIGYAISFLAIAALFQLVDATQAIGAGVLRGLQDTRMPMIFAAIGYWVIGIGTGTILAFPMKMEGVGIWLGLATGLGVVAVLLVWRWARRERLGLLPT, translated from the coding sequence ATGGACCACAATATGAATCCCGGCGCGCCCTGGCGTACAGAGGCGCGCGCGCTGCTGTCGCTCGCCATGCCGCTGGTGATCGGCAATCTCGGCTGGTCGGCGATCGCGGCGACCGACCTGGTGCTGCTCGGCCGGCTCGGCCCCGACGCGGTCGCGGCGGGATCGCTCGCGCTCAACCTCTACCAGGCCTTCCTGGTGTTCGGCATCGGCCTGACCACCGCCGCGTCGCCGCTGATCGCCAGCGAGCGCGGCCGCCGGCTCCACTCGGTCCGCGACATCCGCCGCACCGTCCGCCAGACCATATGGGCGGCGGCGATCCTCTGCCTGCCGGCCTGGGCGCTGCTGTGGAATGCCGAGCCGATCCTGATCCTGATCGGCCAGGACCCCGAATTGTCGGCGCAGGCGGCGACGCTGATCCACGCGCTGCAATGGGGCCTGCTGCCCTATTTCGTCTTCCTGGTGCTGCGCAACTATGTGTCGGCGCTCGAAAAGCCGATCTGGGGCGTGATCGTCACCCTCGCGACGGTGCCGTTCAATGCGCTGGCGGGCTGGGTCCTGATCTTCGGTCATTTCGGCTTTCCCGCGATGGGGCTGCACGGCGCGGGGATCGCCAGCCTGCTGACGTCGATCTTCATGGGCGTGGGCATGGCGCTGGTGGTGACGATGCATCGCCGGTTCCGCCGCTACCACCTGTTCGGCCGCTTCTGGGTCGCCGACTGGAGCCGGCTGCGCACCGTCTGGAGGATCGGCCTGCCGATCGCCTTCACCGTCGGCTTCGAGGTGACGGTGTTCAATGCGGCGGTGTTCCTGATGGGCCTGATCGGCCGCGCCGAACTGGCCGCCCATGCCGTGGCGATCCAGATCGCCGCGCTGTGCTTCATGGTGCCGATGGGGATCGGCCAGGCCGCCACCGTGCGGGTCGGCTATGCCCATGGCCGGCGCGACCGGGCGGCGATCGGCCGCGCCGGCTGGCTCGCGCTCGGCCTCGGCACCGCCTTCGCCGTCGGCACCGCGACCCTGCTGATCACCATCCCGCGCACCCTGATCGGCGGCTTCATCGATCTCGACGTGCCCGCCAACGCGCCGGTGATCGGCTATGCCATATCCTTCCTGGCGATCGCCGCGCTGTTCCAGCTCGTCGACGCCACCCAGGCGATCGGCGCCGGCGTGCTGCGCGGATTGCAGGACACGCGCATGCCGATGATCTTCGCCGCGATCGGCTATTGGGTGATCGGCATCGGCACCGGCACGATCCTCGCCTTCCCGATGAAGATGGAGGGCGTCGGCATCTGGCTGGGACTCGCCACCGGGCTCGGCGTGGTGGCGGTGCTGCTGGTCTGGCGCTGGGCGCGGCGCGAGCGGCTGGGCCTGCTCCCGACCTGA
- a CDS encoding O-sialoglycoprotein endopeptidase (TIGRFAM: putative metalloendopeptidase, glycoprotease family~PFAM: peptidase M22, glycoprotease) produces MALILGIESSCDETAAALVTSDGRVLAHRLAGQEEAHRPFGGVVPELAARAHVEMAVPLVEAALADAGVTLADVDAIAATAGPGLIGGVMVGLMTGKALAHAAGKPLIAVNHLEGHALSPRLADRELAFPYLLLLVSGGHCQLLLVRGVGDYRRLATTIDDAAGEAFDKTAKLLGLGFPGGPAVERAAAKGDPRAVPLPRPLVGSGEPHFSFAGLKSAVLRARDAGIHRPEDIAASFQQAVVDCLVDRTRRAIAAIDDDVGALVVAGGVAANQAIRTALAALAESSGLAFAAPPLWLCTDNGAMIAWAGAERFGAGLIDDMEVPARARWPLDPTAEKARGAGVKA; encoded by the coding sequence ATGGCCCTGATCCTCGGTATCGAATCAAGCTGCGACGAGACCGCCGCGGCGCTGGTGACCAGCGACGGTCGCGTGCTCGCGCATCGCCTCGCCGGGCAGGAGGAGGCGCATCGCCCGTTCGGCGGCGTCGTCCCCGAGCTGGCGGCGCGCGCGCATGTCGAGATGGCGGTGCCGCTGGTCGAAGCCGCGCTGGCCGATGCCGGCGTCACCCTGGCCGATGTCGACGCGATCGCCGCGACGGCGGGTCCCGGCCTGATCGGCGGCGTGATGGTGGGGCTGATGACCGGCAAGGCGCTCGCCCATGCCGCGGGCAAGCCGCTGATCGCGGTCAACCATCTCGAAGGGCATGCGCTGTCGCCGCGCCTCGCCGATCGCGAACTCGCCTTTCCCTATCTGCTGCTGCTCGTCTCGGGTGGCCATTGCCAGTTGCTGCTGGTCAGGGGCGTGGGCGACTATCGCCGGCTCGCCACGACGATCGACGACGCGGCGGGCGAGGCGTTCGACAAGACCGCCAAGCTGCTCGGCCTCGGCTTTCCCGGCGGCCCGGCGGTCGAGCGCGCGGCGGCGAAGGGCGATCCCAGGGCGGTGCCGCTGCCGCGTCCGCTGGTCGGCAGCGGCGAGCCGCATTTCTCCTTCGCCGGGTTGAAGAGCGCGGTGCTGCGCGCCCGCGATGCCGGCATCCACCGGCCCGAGGACATCGCCGCCTCCTTTCAGCAGGCGGTGGTCGACTGCCTGGTCGACCGCACGCGCCGCGCGATCGCCGCGATCGATGACGACGTCGGCGCGCTGGTGGTGGCGGGCGGCGTCGCCGCCAACCAGGCGATCCGCACCGCGCTGGCGGCGCTCGCCGAAAGCAGCGGCCTCGCCTTCGCGGCCCCGCCGCTCTGGCTGTGCACCGATAATGGCGCGATGATCGCTTGGGCCGGGGCCGAGCGGTTCGGAGCCGGACTGATCGACGATATGGAGGTGCCGGCGCGGGCGCGCTGGCCGCTCGATCCCACCGCGGAAAAGGCGCGCGGCGCCGGAGTGAAGGCATGA
- a CDS encoding porphobilinogen deaminase (TIGRFAM: porphobilinogen deaminase~PFAM: Porphobilinogen deaminase) produces MTASLSRPLRLGTRGSPLALTQARMVIAALRAAHGWDETAVEIVAIKTSGDRIQDRALAEVGGKALWTKELDIALADGTIDFAVHSMKDVETIRPAAIVIAAMLPRADVRDRLIGAASLAALPQGARVGTSSPRRSAQVRRARPDVGIVLFRGNVDTRLGKLAAGEAEATLLAGAGLIRLGRDEIGHPIPIEEMLPAPAQAAVGIETLAERTDVRALLGAIDDAPTNASVSAERALLAALGADCRSPVAALAVRSGAGLLLRAEIMTEDGSEHRSGEAMLFETGDAAALAHRLLDGASPRLRALFTGA; encoded by the coding sequence ATGACCGCTTCGCTCTCCCGTCCCCTCCGTCTCGGCACCCGCGGATCGCCGCTCGCGCTGACCCAGGCCCGCATGGTGATCGCCGCGCTGCGGGCCGCCCATGGATGGGACGAAACCGCGGTCGAGATCGTCGCGATCAAGACCAGCGGCGACCGCATCCAGGATCGCGCGCTGGCCGAGGTCGGCGGCAAGGCGCTGTGGACCAAGGAGCTCGACATCGCCCTGGCGGACGGCACGATCGACTTCGCGGTCCATTCGATGAAGGACGTCGAGACGATCCGCCCGGCCGCGATCGTCATCGCCGCGATGCTGCCCCGCGCCGACGTGCGCGACCGGCTGATCGGCGCCGCCTCGCTGGCCGCGCTGCCGCAGGGCGCCCGGGTCGGCACCTCCTCGCCGCGCCGGTCGGCGCAGGTCCGGCGCGCGCGGCCCGATGTCGGGATCGTGCTGTTCCGCGGCAATGTCGACACCCGCCTCGGCAAGCTGGCGGCGGGCGAGGCGGAGGCGACGCTGCTCGCCGGCGCCGGCCTGATCCGGCTCGGCCGCGACGAGATCGGCCATCCGATCCCGATCGAGGAGATGCTGCCCGCCCCGGCGCAGGCCGCGGTCGGCATCGAGACGCTGGCCGAGCGAACGGACGTGCGCGCGCTGCTCGGCGCGATCGACGACGCGCCGACCAACGCCTCCGTTTCGGCCGAACGCGCGCTGCTCGCCGCGCTCGGCGCCGATTGCCGCTCGCCGGTGGCCGCGCTCGCCGTCCGGTCGGGCGCCGGGCTGCTGCTGCGCGCCGAGATCATGACCGAGGACGGCAGCGAGCATCGCTCGGGCGAGGCGATGCTGTTCGAGACCGGCGACGCCGCCGCGCTCGCCCACCGGCTGCTCGACGGCGCCTCGCCCCGCCTCCGCGCGCTGTTCACCGGCGCATGA
- a CDS encoding Glycerol-3-phosphate dehydrogenase (NAD(P)(+)) (PFAM: NAD-dependent glycerol-3-phosphate dehydrogenase domain protein): protein MTMTLDRLGVIGGGAWGTAMAQVIASDGSDVLLWAREPEVVAAINEGHSNPIFLPVLPLSERIRATGDLADLSDCDALVVVVPAQFLGAVLAQLPRRDVPLVLCAKGIEAGTRRLMSEVAADAAPGAPIAVLSGPTFAHEVAGGRPTAITLACADEAVGLALAERLRRPGFRPYLSQDVVGAEIGGAVKNVLAIACGVVEGAGLGQNARAALISRGFAEMTRFGLARGARAETLAGLSGLGDLVLTCSSTSSRNFSLGKGLGEGVPATELLRDRRTVAEGAATAPVLAEAAREAGVDMPIVDAVCALLAGEATVDAVVADLLARPLKQEGA, encoded by the coding sequence ATGACGATGACGTTGGACAGGCTGGGCGTGATCGGCGGCGGGGCCTGGGGCACCGCGATGGCGCAGGTGATCGCGAGCGACGGCTCCGACGTGCTGCTCTGGGCGCGCGAGCCCGAGGTGGTCGCCGCGATCAACGAGGGGCACAGCAATCCGATCTTCCTGCCGGTGCTGCCGCTCAGCGAGCGGATTCGCGCGACCGGCGATCTTGCCGATCTGTCGGATTGCGATGCGCTGGTGGTGGTGGTGCCCGCGCAGTTCCTCGGCGCGGTGCTGGCGCAACTGCCGCGCCGCGACGTGCCGCTGGTGCTGTGCGCCAAGGGGATCGAGGCCGGGACCCGCCGGCTGATGTCGGAGGTCGCGGCCGACGCGGCCCCCGGCGCGCCGATCGCGGTGCTGTCGGGCCCGACCTTCGCGCATGAGGTGGCGGGCGGCCGCCCGACCGCGATCACCCTCGCCTGCGCCGACGAGGCGGTCGGGCTGGCGCTGGCCGAGCGGCTGCGGCGTCCGGGCTTCCGCCCCTATCTGTCGCAGGACGTGGTCGGGGCCGAGATCGGCGGCGCGGTCAAGAATGTGCTGGCGATCGCCTGCGGCGTGGTCGAGGGCGCGGGGCTGGGCCAGAACGCCCGCGCCGCGCTGATCAGCCGGGGCTTCGCGGAGATGACCCGCTTCGGCCTGGCGCGCGGCGCGCGGGCGGAGACGCTCGCCGGCCTGTCGGGGCTGGGGGACCTCGTCCTCACCTGCTCGTCGACCAGTTCGCGCAATTTCTCGCTCGGCAAGGGGTTGGGCGAGGGCGTCCCCGCCACCGAGCTGCTGCGCGACCGCCGCACCGTCGCGGAAGGCGCCGCGACCGCCCCGGTCCTCGCCGAGGCGGCGCGCGAAGCCGGGGTCGACATGCCGATCGTCGACGCGGTCTGCGCGCTGCTGGCGGGAGAGGCGACGGTCGACGCGGTGGTTGCCGACCTGCTGGCCCGCCCGCTCAAGCAGGAGGGGGCGTAA